The Candidatus Neomarinimicrobiota bacterium genome includes the window GACTAATGGTACAGGTTCAGAAGGTTTGTGTAATCATCGTTGAGCTGGCACGAAAATTGTACTAAAAAACTGAAACTGATGCGGCGATAGATGGTCGCCGTGAGACGATATTACAAAGAAGATCAGGATTGTGGGAATTTATGCCGGAAAATAGCGGGTTTGTTGTTCGAGAAAAGGCGCTTTCGGATTATCTGAATTATCAATACCGCACCGATGAGATTTGCATCACATCGTATTGGAACATTCAGGTCTGAATCGAAATTATGAATATGTTCAATACTGAGAAAACCGATAATAACAGTTTAACCAAAAAAAGGAGTAACAAATGAGAGGATTTGTTACAAATAAAGCCGGCATTGCCTGGATAATCGGCATATTGATATTGTCGATGGCTTTATTTACAAACGTTGACCTCACTTTAGCCGGAGATAAAAAAGCGACTTCCCGGCTCGATGGAAAAGGCGTTAAGGTAGTCGATGCCGAAACCGGGTTTGACGGTCTGGAATGGCTGAAGCTTTACAAAAGCAATGGCTGGGAAACAAAAGAGTATGCCGGCTCAGTTGCCGTGCAAGCGGGAATCGATGCCGTTCAATGGTCTCCCGAGCTTAAGGTGCTTCACAAGAGGTTTAGTGAGCAAGCCAGGATAAATGAGCTCCGGGACTCCCGGTGGAAGATTCTTAAAGCATTCAGAAACTCGCGTAAGGTCTCCGAGCTTTCCATGAGCAAAAAGTCTACAGGACTTGGCGGAGCTTACGCCGCGGGGACGACAACCATTCTCCTTAACGGCACGAATCCTGCCACCATCAACGTGGGAGATCCGGTTGTCGTAACTATCTCACTGGCTGGAGATACGGCGTTCGTGAATGTTTATTGGGATGCAAACGGCGACCAGGAAATCGATGCGGGCGATTTTGACATGTTCGAAGGTGAAGACGACAACTTCATCGTGGATAACGGGTTTGAGGACGAGGACCTCACAGTTGGTATCATTAGGATCACTCTCAATCCATCAGGTTTTGAAGACGATGATTTCCTGCTATTGGCTGACAACGGTTTTTTGTTCAGAGCCGATGACGGAACTGCGGCGGACACGGCAGCCCTCTGGATAAATTCGGTGCCAACCGGTTTTTCCGTCTCCGGAACGGTGGGAGGCCCACATGAGGACGTGATAATGTTTGCGGAATCTTGCCTCGATGAATTCTGCTTCGACTTCGGTCAGAGCAGCCAAAACGCGGCTCTTGCGACTACTGATGCTTCCGGTAATTACACGCTGCATCTTCCCACTGACCAGGCTGGTTACTGGTTAGTTGGGGCGTTCGACGCTTTTGGAGTAACGGGCGGTCTGTTCCCTAGCCCATCTTTCACAATCCTATTTGTCACCGGGGATGAGGTTGGAGTTGACTTCAATTTCATTACAGGCGATGCTACGATAGATGTAACTCTTAAGGACGGGTTAGAGACGGCTATCCCGAATATTCGCATCTTCGCGTTTTCTGATAATTTTGACATAGGAGTCGAGGAAACGACGGACGCATCGGGCAGTGTCAGCTTTAACGTAGTGGGAGGAGACTGGTTTGTATTTCCCGATGAGGATGACCTACTCGGGAATTACCTTGTCCCGTTTACGGAGCATATTTTCCTCCCGCCCGGAGGCATGACCTCTATTGACATGGTTGCTCATGCCGTTGATGGTACCATCACCGGAGTCACTTACCTGGACGATGTTGCGACGAGTGGAATCGTTGTAAGAGCAACCTCTGACCTCGGCTTTTCCAAAACGACGAGCGCTATGAACGTAACGGCCGGGGATTATTCAGTAGATGTCTCGTCCGCTGCGGATTCCCCGAACAACGGTTATTGTGTATCAGCGTGCCACCTTTCAATGGATCAATTCGTGGTTACGGATTTTGAGGAAGTACAAACCGGAGCTGCGAACATAGATATTTATGTCTCCTCGGCAGAGGGATATATCGAAGGTACCGTGTTTGACAAGGATACAGGAGATCCGATTGAGTTCGCTGGAGTCTGTGCGAGCGATGATAGTACAGACGGCGATTTTAACTGCACGGGGACTGGTCCGGGTGGGAGTTACCTCCTTCCGGTTCTCAACGGAACGTATACCGTGTTTGCCTTTGCGGAAGGGTTTATGCCCGATTTCGTCAGTCCGGTTACCGTTAACAACAACACTGTCGCTGTGGATTTCTTTCTGGAGCAGGGAGCCGGATTCAGCTTGCCCGACGTTATGGCGGTCATTGACATTCCTAACGACCAGGGTAGACAGGTCCGGGTTATATGGAATGCGGCATCTCTCGACTTCACTGATGTTGAATTTTATACATTGTGGAGACTGGTAATCGACATGGGAGAGGTTCCGCCGGCAGCTGCGCCGAGTGAGACTCAAATACTGATATCCCAGGAGCTATGGGACTACATCGACGAAATACCTGATGTAGGTTTTCCCGAATATTCCTACGTAGCTCCGACTCTCGGGGACAGCATTTCTCCTACGGAGATATGGTGGTCGACGTTCATGGTCAGGGCCCACACCGAGTTCGGCGAGGAGTTCCTCACGGGTTTCCACGGAGA containing:
- a CDS encoding carboxypeptidase regulatory-like domain-containing protein; this translates as MRGFVTNKAGIAWIIGILILSMALFTNVDLTLAGDKKATSRLDGKGVKVVDAETGFDGLEWLKLYKSNGWETKEYAGSVAVQAGIDAVQWSPELKVLHKRFSEQARINELRDSRWKILKAFRNSRKVSELSMSKKSTGLGGAYAAGTTTILLNGTNPATINVGDPVVVTISLAGDTAFVNVYWDANGDQEIDAGDFDMFEGEDDNFIVDNGFEDEDLTVGIIRITLNPSGFEDDDFLLLADNGFLFRADDGTAADTAALWINSVPTGFSVSGTVGGPHEDVIMFAESCLDEFCFDFGQSSQNAALATTDASGNYTLHLPTDQAGYWLVGAFDAFGVTGGLFPSPSFTILFVTGDEVGVDFNFITGDATIDVTLKDGLETAIPNIRIFAFSDNFDIGVEETTDASGSVSFNVVGGDWFVFPDEDDLLGNYLVPFTEHIFLPPGGMTSIDMVAHAVDGTITGVTYLDDVATSGIVVRATSDLGFSKTTSAMNVTAGDYSVDVSSAADSPNNGYCVSACHLSMDQFVVTDFEEVQTGAANIDIYVSSAEGYIEGTVFDKDTGDPIEFAGVCASDDSTDGDFNCTGTGPGGSYLLPVLNGTYTVFAFAEGFMPDFVSPVTVNNNTVAVDFFLEQGAGFSLPDVMAVIDIPNDQGRQVRVIWNAASLDFTDVEFYTLWRLVIDMGEVPPAAAPSETQILISQELWDYIDEIPDVGFPEYSYVAPTLGDSISPTEIWWSTFMVRAHTEFGEEFLTGFHGEGYSVDNLIPDAPNLSGMLVSAGNELTWTEIVNEEAKYYTVYRSVNGGDFQPVENT